One Mycobacterium marseillense DNA window includes the following coding sequences:
- a CDS encoding adenylate/guanylate cyclase domain-containing protein, producing the protein MELARRDLDPGEPDESPAAHSAARRSPLSVHNATQWLHGRNRSPGAVALVRRARRLLPGDPEFGDPLSTAGEGGPRAAARAADRLLGDRDAVSREVSLGVLQVWQALTEGVSRRPANPEVTLVFTDLVGFSTWSLQAGDEAALALLRQVARALEPPLLDAGGHIVKRMGDGLMAVFGDPMVAVRAVLAAKEALRSVEVEGHTPRMRVGIHTGRPQRLAADWLGVDVNIAARVMERATKGGIMVSSSTLDLIPQSELDALGVEAKRTRKPVFGPKPAGMPADLAIYRLKTYRELSGADDTTETKPQS; encoded by the coding sequence GTGGAACTCGCGCGTCGCGATCTGGACCCGGGCGAGCCCGACGAATCCCCTGCGGCGCATTCCGCCGCGCGGCGTTCGCCGCTGTCGGTGCATAACGCGACTCAATGGCTGCACGGCCGCAATCGCAGCCCCGGGGCGGTCGCCCTGGTCCGGCGCGCGCGCCGGCTGTTGCCCGGGGATCCCGAGTTCGGCGATCCGTTGTCCACGGCCGGCGAGGGTGGTCCGCGCGCCGCGGCGCGCGCGGCCGACCGGCTGCTGGGGGACCGCGACGCGGTGTCGCGGGAGGTCAGCCTCGGGGTGCTGCAGGTGTGGCAGGCGCTGACCGAAGGGGTTTCCCGGCGGCCGGCCAATCCCGAGGTGACGTTGGTCTTCACCGACCTGGTCGGCTTCTCGACGTGGTCCCTGCAGGCCGGCGACGAGGCGGCGCTGGCGCTGCTGCGTCAGGTGGCGCGGGCCCTCGAGCCGCCGCTGCTCGACGCCGGCGGGCACATCGTCAAACGCATGGGCGACGGACTCATGGCCGTGTTCGGCGACCCGATGGTCGCCGTGCGGGCGGTACTGGCCGCCAAGGAGGCGCTCCGTTCGGTCGAGGTGGAGGGCCACACCCCGCGGATGCGGGTGGGAATCCACACCGGACGGCCGCAGCGGCTGGCCGCCGATTGGCTCGGTGTGGATGTGAACATCGCCGCACGAGTTATGGAACGGGCCACCAAAGGTGGAATCATGGTGTCGAGTTCAACGTTGGATCTCATACCGCAAAGCGAGTTGGACGCGTTGGGCGTCGAGGCCAAACGCACCCGCAAACCGGTTTTCGGGCCGAAGCCCGCCGGTATGCCCGCAGATTTGGCGATATATCGCCTCAAGACTTATAGGGAGTTGTCAGGCGCTGATGACACAACCGAAACAAAACCGCAGTCATAA
- the rplT gene encoding 50S ribosomal protein L20: MARVKRAVNAHKKRRSILKASKGYRGQRSRLYRKAKEQQLHSLQYAYRDRRARKGEFRKLWISRINAAARANDITYNRLIQGLKAAGVEVDRKNLADIAVADPAAFTALVDIARAALPEDVNAPSDSGEAA, encoded by the coding sequence ATGGCACGCGTGAAGCGGGCGGTCAACGCCCACAAGAAGAGGCGCAGCATCCTTAAGGCCTCGAAGGGCTATCGCGGCCAGCGATCCCGGCTCTACCGCAAAGCCAAAGAGCAGCAGCTGCATTCGTTGCAGTACGCGTACCGCGACCGCCGTGCGCGCAAGGGCGAGTTCCGCAAACTGTGGATCTCGCGCATCAACGCGGCGGCGCGCGCCAACGACATCACCTACAACCGGCTGATCCAAGGCCTCAAGGCCGCCGGGGTGGAGGTGGACCGCAAAAACCTCGCCGACATCGCGGTCGCGGACCCGGCCGCCTTCACCGCGCTGGTCGACATCGCCCGCGCGGCGCTGCCCGAGGACGTCAACGCTCCCTCGGATTCGGGAGAAGCGGCCTAA
- a CDS encoding oxygenase MpaB family protein has translation MTARSTTPADPLGPDSLTWKYFGDLRTGMMGVWIGAIQNMYPELGAAVEEHSILLREPLQRVARSVYPIMGVVYDGDRAAQTGQQIKGYHRTIKGVDGEGRRYHALDPDTFYWAHATFFMLIVKVAEYFCGGLTEAEKRQLFDEHVQWYRMYGMSMRPVPGSWDEFQEYWERVGREELEINQAVLDIFDIRIPKPRFVLMPTPVWDQIFKPLVAGQRWIAAGLFEPAVREKAGMRWTPGDEVVLRLFGKIVELAFLAVPDEIRLHPRALAAYRRAEGRLPSDAPLVEAPPFMAPPRDRRGLPMHYFPPPPKLPFDPALQPARALLERAGSLVHTTLSLAGLRAGRARSKRAVRAA, from the coding sequence ATGACTGCCAGATCGACTACGCCCGCTGATCCGCTCGGACCAGATTCTTTGACCTGGAAGTATTTTGGCGATCTGCGCACCGGAATGATGGGTGTGTGGATCGGGGCGATCCAGAACATGTACCCCGAACTCGGCGCGGCCGTCGAAGAGCATTCGATCCTGCTGCGCGAGCCGCTGCAGCGGGTGGCCCGGTCGGTCTACCCGATCATGGGCGTGGTCTACGACGGCGACCGCGCGGCCCAGACCGGGCAGCAGATCAAGGGCTACCACCGCACGATCAAGGGCGTCGACGGCGAGGGGCGCCGCTATCACGCGCTGGATCCCGACACCTTCTACTGGGCGCACGCCACGTTTTTCATGCTGATCGTCAAGGTGGCCGAGTACTTCTGCGGCGGCCTGACCGAGGCCGAGAAGCGGCAGCTGTTCGACGAGCACGTGCAGTGGTACCGGATGTACGGGATGAGCATGCGGCCGGTGCCCGGGTCGTGGGACGAATTCCAGGAGTACTGGGAGCGGGTCGGTCGCGAGGAGTTGGAGATCAATCAGGCGGTCCTCGACATCTTCGACATCCGGATTCCCAAACCCCGGTTCGTGCTGATGCCGACCCCGGTCTGGGACCAGATCTTCAAACCTCTGGTGGCCGGGCAACGCTGGATCGCGGCGGGCCTGTTCGAGCCCGCGGTCCGCGAAAAAGCCGGTATGCGTTGGACTCCCGGCGACGAGGTGGTGCTGCGGTTGTTCGGCAAGATCGTCGAACTCGCGTTCCTGGCGGTGCCCGACGAGATCCGGCTGCACCCGCGCGCGCTGGCCGCCTACCGCCGCGCCGAGGGGCGGCTGCCCAGCGACGCGCCGCTGGTCGAGGCCCCGCCGTTCATGGCGCCGCCGCGGGACCGTCGCGGTCTGCCGATGCACTACTTCCCGCCACCGCCCAAGTTGCCGTTCGACCCCGCGCTGCAACCCGCCCGGGCGCTGCTGGAGCGGGCCGGATCGCTGGTGCACACGACGTTGTCGCTGGCCGGCCTGCGCGCCGGGCGGGCCCGCTCGAAGCGAGCGGTCAGGGCCGCGTAG
- the rpmI gene encoding 50S ribosomal protein L35, translating into MPKAKTHSGAAKRFRRTGTGKIVRQKANRRHLLEHKPTKRTRRLDGRTVVAANDTQRINRLLNG; encoded by the coding sequence ATGCCCAAAGCCAAGACCCACAGCGGGGCCGCAAAGCGCTTCCGGCGCACCGGAACCGGCAAGATCGTGCGGCAGAAGGCCAACCGCCGGCACCTGCTCGAGCACAAGCCGACCAAGCGGACCCGGCGCCTCGACGGCCGCACCGTGGTGGCCGCCAACGACACCCAGCGGATCAACCGGCTGCTGAACGGCTGA
- the infC gene encoding translation initiation factor IF-3, giving the protein MSTETRVNERIRVPEVRLIGPGGEQVGIVRIEDALRVAADADLDLVEVAPNARPPVCKIMDYGKFKYEAAQKARESRRNQQQTVVKEQKLRPKIDDHDYETKKGHVIRFLEAGSKVKVTIMFRGREQSRPELGYRLLQRLGADVAEYGFVETSAKQDGRNMTMVLAPHRGAKTRARARHPEEPGGAAPDSDAPADAEPTSN; this is encoded by the coding sequence ATCAGCACTGAGACCCGCGTCAACGAGCGCATCCGCGTACCTGAAGTCCGATTGATTGGCCCAGGGGGAGAGCAGGTAGGCATAGTGCGCATCGAAGACGCACTGCGCGTCGCTGCGGACGCCGATCTCGACCTTGTCGAAGTTGCCCCGAACGCCAGGCCGCCGGTCTGCAAGATCATGGACTACGGCAAGTTCAAATACGAAGCGGCGCAAAAGGCGCGCGAATCCCGCCGGAACCAGCAGCAGACCGTCGTCAAAGAACAAAAGCTGCGGCCCAAGATCGACGATCACGACTACGAGACCAAAAAGGGCCACGTCATCCGCTTCCTGGAGGCGGGATCGAAGGTGAAGGTCACCATCATGTTCCGCGGACGTGAGCAGTCGCGGCCCGAGCTGGGCTATCGATTGCTGCAGCGCCTGGGCGCCGACGTCGCCGAATACGGTTTCGTGGAGACGTCCGCCAAGCAGGACGGCCGCAACATGACGATGGTGCTGGCACCGCACCGCGGCGCGAAGACCCGCGCCCGGGCGCGGCACCCCGAAGAGCCGGGAGGCGCGGCGCCGGATTCCGATGCCCCCGCCGACGCCGAACCTACGTCGAACTGA
- the lysX gene encoding bifunctional lysylphosphatidylglycerol synthetase/lysine--tRNA ligase LysX has protein sequence MGPRSRSNSRYRWVPAAAGWTVGVIATVSLLGSVSPLIRYLIKVPREFINDYLFNFPDTSIAWSFVLALLAAALTARKRIAWLLLLGNMILAAGLNAADIAAGDNTAAEIFGENLGFALHIVAIVLLVLSYREFWAKVRKGALVKAAGVLVAGDVVGILVSWGLVELFPGTLARQDRLPYVANRVVGFALADPDLFTGRPHVFLNALFGLFGALALIMATIVLFQSQRAENALTGEDESAIRGLLELYGKNDSLGYFATRRDKSVVFAQSGRAAITYRVEVGVCLASGDPIGDPRAWSQAADAWLGLCQTYGWAPGVMGASTQGARTYREAGLNALELGDEAILRTADFKLSGPDMRGVRQAVTRARRAGLTVRIRRHRDIGAEEMADTITRADAWRDTQTERGFSMALGRLGDPADGDCLLVEALDRDGAVVAMLSLVPWGTTGVSLDLMRRSPQSPNGTIELMVSDLALNAETLGITRISLNFAMFRSAFEQGAQLGAGPVARLWRGFLLFFSRWWQLETLYRSNMKYQPDWVPRYACYEDARLIPRVGVASALAEGFLVMPFGRRKPHTGHHPAVPARLAESGLLHHDGSAPDVSGLQRRQESADEEEARSRLPEQVRVRLAKLKVLRRNGIDAYPVGRPPSHTVVAALDADDRETITVSGRILRIRDFGGVLFAQLRDWSGEMQVLLDNSQLQRGRTADFTAAIDLGDLVEVSGHMGFSKKGTRSLIVGDWRMIGKCLRPLPNKWKGLTDPEARVRTRYVDLAVNPESRELITARSEVLRSVRQTLFANGFIEVETPILQQIHGGATARPFVTHINTYDMDLFLRIAPELYLKRLCVGGVERVFELGRAFRNEGVDFSHNPEFTLLEAYQAHADYKVWIDGCRELIQNAAQAAHGEQTVLRPGGQGTSGRLEPVDISGVWAVKTVYDAVSEALGEHIDPATPLPTLRKLSDAARIPYRAHWDAGAVVLELYEHLVEDRTEEPTFYVDFPTSVSPLTRPHRSEPGVAERWDLVAWGVELATAYSELTDPVEQRRRLQEQSLLAAGGDPEAMELDEDFLQAMEYAMPPTGGLGMGVDRLVMLITGRSIRETLPFPLAKPH, from the coding sequence TTGGGGCCCCGTAGCCGGTCGAACTCGCGGTATCGCTGGGTGCCCGCGGCGGCCGGATGGACCGTGGGTGTCATCGCCACCGTGTCGCTGCTGGGCAGCGTGTCCCCGTTGATCCGTTACCTGATCAAGGTGCCGCGCGAGTTCATCAACGACTACCTGTTCAACTTCCCCGACACCAGCATCGCGTGGTCTTTTGTGTTGGCCTTGTTGGCCGCGGCCCTGACCGCGCGCAAGCGGATCGCTTGGCTGCTGTTGCTGGGCAACATGATTCTGGCCGCCGGCCTGAACGCCGCCGATATCGCCGCCGGGGACAACACCGCCGCGGAGATCTTCGGCGAGAACCTCGGGTTCGCGCTGCACATCGTCGCGATCGTGCTGCTGGTGCTGTCCTATCGGGAGTTCTGGGCCAAGGTCCGCAAGGGCGCGCTGGTCAAAGCGGCCGGTGTGCTGGTGGCCGGGGACGTCGTGGGGATCCTGGTGTCCTGGGGCCTGGTCGAGTTGTTCCCCGGAACGCTGGCCCGCCAGGACCGCCTGCCGTACGTGGCCAACCGGGTGGTCGGATTCGCGCTTGCGGATCCGGACCTGTTCACCGGCCGGCCGCATGTCTTCCTCAACGCGCTGTTCGGTCTGTTCGGCGCGCTCGCGCTGATCATGGCGACGATCGTGCTGTTTCAGTCTCAACGCGCCGAAAACGCGCTGACCGGTGAGGACGAATCGGCCATCCGCGGGCTGCTCGAGTTGTACGGCAAGAACGACTCCTTGGGGTACTTCGCCACCCGCCGCGACAAGTCGGTGGTCTTCGCCCAGAGCGGGCGGGCCGCCATCACCTACCGGGTCGAGGTCGGCGTCTGCCTGGCCAGCGGCGACCCGATCGGCGATCCCCGGGCGTGGTCGCAGGCCGCCGACGCCTGGCTGGGCCTGTGCCAGACCTACGGCTGGGCGCCGGGCGTGATGGGCGCCAGCACCCAGGGCGCGCGGACATATCGCGAAGCCGGCCTGAACGCGCTGGAGCTCGGCGACGAGGCCATCCTGCGGACCGCCGACTTCAAGCTGTCCGGTCCCGATATGCGCGGCGTCCGCCAGGCCGTGACCCGGGCCCGCCGGGCGGGGCTGACCGTGCGGATCCGGCGGCACCGCGACATCGGCGCCGAGGAGATGGCCGACACCATCACCCGCGCCGACGCCTGGCGCGACACCCAAACCGAACGTGGCTTTTCCATGGCGCTGGGCCGGCTCGGTGATCCCGCCGACGGGGATTGCCTGCTGGTCGAGGCGCTGGACCGGGACGGCGCCGTCGTCGCGATGCTGTCGCTGGTCCCGTGGGGAACCACCGGTGTCTCCCTGGACCTGATGCGCCGATCGCCGCAGTCCCCCAACGGCACCATCGAGCTGATGGTCAGCGATCTTGCCCTCAACGCGGAAACCCTTGGCATCACCCGTATTTCACTGAACTTCGCGATGTTCCGCTCGGCGTTCGAACAGGGCGCCCAGCTGGGCGCGGGCCCCGTCGCCCGGCTGTGGCGCGGGTTTTTGCTGTTCTTCTCGCGGTGGTGGCAGCTGGAGACGCTGTATCGCTCCAACATGAAGTACCAGCCCGACTGGGTGCCGCGCTACGCCTGCTACGAGGACGCCCGCCTGATCCCGCGGGTCGGCGTCGCCTCGGCCCTCGCCGAGGGCTTCCTCGTCATGCCGTTCGGCCGGCGCAAACCACATACCGGCCATCACCCGGCCGTCCCCGCCAGGCTGGCCGAGTCCGGGCTGCTGCACCACGACGGCAGCGCGCCCGACGTCAGCGGGCTGCAGCGACGCCAGGAGTCGGCCGACGAAGAAGAGGCGAGATCCCGGCTGCCCGAGCAGGTTCGGGTACGCCTGGCCAAGCTGAAGGTGTTGCGGCGCAACGGCATCGACGCGTACCCGGTGGGCCGCCCGCCCAGCCACACCGTCGTCGCGGCGCTCGACGCCGACGACCGCGAGACGATCACGGTCTCCGGCCGGATACTGCGGATCCGTGACTTCGGCGGAGTGCTGTTCGCCCAGCTGCGTGACTGGTCGGGGGAAATGCAAGTGCTGCTGGACAACTCGCAATTACAGCGCGGGCGAACGGCCGACTTCACGGCGGCGATCGACCTCGGCGACCTGGTCGAGGTGTCCGGGCACATGGGCTTTTCCAAGAAGGGCACCCGCTCGCTGATCGTCGGCGACTGGCGGATGATCGGCAAGTGCCTGCGGCCGTTGCCCAACAAGTGGAAGGGGTTGACCGACCCGGAGGCCCGGGTGCGGACCCGCTACGTCGACCTCGCGGTCAATCCCGAGTCGCGTGAGCTGATCACCGCGCGCAGCGAAGTGTTGCGCTCGGTGCGCCAGACGCTGTTCGCCAACGGATTCATCGAAGTCGAGACCCCGATCCTGCAGCAGATCCACGGCGGCGCCACCGCCCGGCCGTTCGTCACGCACATCAACACCTACGACATGGACCTGTTCCTGCGGATCGCACCGGAGCTCTATCTCAAACGTTTGTGCGTCGGGGGCGTCGAGCGGGTCTTCGAGTTGGGTCGGGCCTTCCGCAACGAAGGTGTGGACTTCAGCCACAACCCGGAGTTCACCTTGCTGGAGGCCTACCAAGCGCACGCCGACTACAAGGTCTGGATCGACGGATGCCGCGAGCTGATCCAGAACGCCGCCCAGGCCGCCCACGGCGAGCAGACCGTCCTGCGCCCAGGCGGCCAGGGCACCAGTGGCCGCCTCGAACCGGTCGACATCTCCGGCGTGTGGGCGGTCAAGACCGTGTACGACGCCGTCTCCGAGGCGCTCGGCGAGCACATCGACCCGGCCACGCCGCTGCCCACCCTGCGCAAGCTGTCCGACGCCGCGCGCATTCCGTATCGGGCCCACTGGGACGCCGGCGCGGTGGTGCTGGAGCTGTATGAGCACCTGGTCGAGGACCGGACCGAGGAACCGACGTTCTATGTCGACTTCCCGACCTCGGTGTCACCCCTGACCCGGCCGCACCGCAGCGAGCCCGGCGTCGCCGAGCGGTGGGACCTGGTGGCGTGGGGTGTCGAGCTGGCCACCGCCTACAGCGAGCTCACCGATCCGGTGGAACAGCGCCGCCGCCTGCAGGAGCAGTCGCTGTTGGCCGCGGGTGGGGATCCCGAGGCGATGGAGCTCGACGAGGACTTCTTGCAAGCGATGGAATACGCGATGCCGCCCACCGGTGGGCTGGGAATGGGCGTCGATCGCCTCGTCATGCTCATAACGGGCCGCAGCATCCGCGAGACGCTGCCGTTCCCGCTGGCCAAGCCCCATTGA
- a CDS encoding TrmH family RNA methyltransferase, which yields MLTERSARVAAAVKLHRHVGRRRAGRFLAEGPNLVEAAARRDLVRDVFVTEVAQQRHASLLASLDCPVHPVTERAAKTLSDTVTPAGLVAVCDMPATGLDGVLAGSPRLIAVAVEISEPGNAGTLIRLADAMGASGVILGGHSVDPYNGKCLRASAGSIFSIPVVVAPDTLGALEAMRAAGLQALATTVDGEQRLDEAGELLGGPTAWLFGPESHGLPSEIASAADHRLRIPMSGGAESLNVASAAAICLYASARALKLPTRP from the coding sequence GTGCTGACCGAACGTTCGGCCAGGGTCGCCGCGGCCGTCAAACTGCACCGCCACGTCGGCCGCCGCCGGGCGGGGCGTTTCCTGGCCGAGGGGCCCAACTTGGTCGAGGCCGCCGCGCGTCGTGACTTGGTCCGCGACGTCTTCGTCACCGAAGTCGCCCAGCAACGCCATGCGTCGTTGCTGGCATCCCTCGACTGCCCGGTCCACCCGGTCACCGAGCGCGCCGCGAAGACCCTCTCCGACACCGTCACCCCCGCGGGGCTGGTCGCAGTGTGTGACATGCCGGCGACCGGCCTCGACGGCGTGCTGGCCGGCTCGCCCCGGCTGATCGCGGTCGCCGTCGAGATCAGCGAGCCGGGCAATGCCGGCACCCTGATCCGCCTCGCGGACGCGATGGGTGCGTCCGGTGTGATCCTCGGCGGCCACAGCGTCGATCCGTACAACGGCAAGTGTTTGCGCGCCTCGGCCGGCAGCATCTTCTCGATCCCGGTCGTCGTCGCGCCGGACACGCTCGGCGCCCTCGAGGCGATGCGCGCCGCGGGTCTGCAGGCGCTCGCCACCACGGTGGACGGTGAGCAACGGCTGGATGAGGCCGGCGAACTGCTCGGCGGGCCGACGGCGTGGCTGTTCGGGCCCGAATCCCACGGCCTGCCAAGCGAAATCGCGTCGGCGGCCGACCACCGGCTGCGCATCCCGATGTCCGGCGGCGCCGAGAGCCTGAACGTGGCGTCGGCCGCGGCCATCTGTCTGTATGCGAGCGCGCGGGCGCTCAAGCTGCCTACGCGGCCCTGA